Proteins co-encoded in one Medicago truncatula cultivar Jemalong A17 chromosome 8, MtrunA17r5.0-ANR, whole genome shotgun sequence genomic window:
- the LOC25502716 gene encoding F-box/FBD/LRR-repeat protein At1g16930 — MTMAESSWKRRKVEEHNEEEDEGEVEEEEDEHDEEEEDEHDEEEEEEEEEEEEDEHDDEEEEEEEEEEEEEEDDDEEGEEDEIDRISTLPDPLLLHILSFLPTRTSVATMSLASRKWRNLWEQLQVFNFKDSDPVFHTPHDCEYKKFKKFAYYVDSVLALRRSRNIRKFRLSCGYADENKFKVWIRAATGPHLQQLYLKVPNAECVADCLVTLPSSLFINCNNLVSLTLYGAIKMKVEHSSVHFPSLKQLKLDIWELDSKVAFLSSCPVLETLDTILEYRDISLTKLAVPPFSSSKLKSINDNFTWTYFEFDDIDIYPCVTLGIVGIFHSMVEAFLDVFSLRESEFVDPILNCIRDEIRF; from the exons ATGACTATGGCCGAATCGAGCTGGAAACGACGGAAAGTAGAAGAACATAATGAGGAGGAAGACGAAGGtgaagtagaagaagaagaagatgaacatgacgaggaagaagaagatgaacatgatgaggaagaagaagaagaagaagaagaagaagaagaagatgaacatgatgacgaagaagaagaagaagaagaagaagaagaagaggaggaggaggatgatgatgaagaaggggAAGAGGATGAGATCGACAGGATAAGCACTCTGCCGGATCCACTGTTGTTGCATATACTCTCCTTCCTACCAACAAGAACCTCCGTGGCAACGATGAGTCTCGCTTCTCGAAAGTGGCGCAACCTTTGGGAGCAACTTCAGGTCTTCAACTTTAAGGACTCGGACCCGGTCTTCCACACCCCCCATGACTGTGAGTACAAAAAGTTCAAAAAGTTTGCCTATTACGTTGACAGTGTGCTCGCTCTCCGCAGATCCCGCAACATTCGAAAGTTCCGTCTCAGCTGTGGATACGCCGATGAGAACAAGTTTAAAGTGTGGATCCGTGCTGCCACTGGACCCCACCTTCAACAACTCTATCTCAAGGTTCCAAATGCCGAATGTGTTGCCGATTGTTTAGTAACACTCCCTTCTTCCCTTTTTATCAACTGCAACAACCTCGTTTCCCTCAC TCTTTACGGTGCAATCAAAATGAAGGTTGAACATTCTTCAGTTCATTTTCCATCATTGAAGCAGCTCAAACTCGACATATGGGAACTGGATTCGAAAGTTGCCTTTCTCTCTAGCTGCCCTGTGCTGGAAACTTTGGATACTATCCTTGAATACAGAGACATATCTTTGACCAAGCTTGCTGTTCCACCTTTCTCCAGCTCCAAGTTGAAATCCATCAATGACAATTTCACTTGGACTTACTTTGAGTTTGATGATATTGATATCTATCCATGTGTCACATTGGGCATCGTTGGCATCTTTCATAGTATGGTGGAAGCATTTCTTGATGTCTTTTCCCTGAGAGAGAGTGAATTTGTCGACCCTATTCTCAACTGCATCCGAGATGAGATCCGATTCTGA